A genomic stretch from Nitrospirota bacterium includes:
- a CDS encoding SDR family oxidoreductase yields MILIAGATTEVGRRVVRRLIEERRCVRVMVRSDSAAHEFHELGAEAVKGDVCSPETLPLACKGSETVISLVGRHYARTKEILFATDAEGNRNLIRAAKDAGVQHFVLMSLLWADRDYAPVILPAKREAEKALREIGLGYSILRPSTFMTGPNSLVGMLGPPIERWGLVVIPAPDSGPISFISTADLAEAIVKIAGQPPRNRFYELGGSEGLTLRQGAAKIGSILNRTVRVAAIPRGMLRTLGTLLRPVSFNAYESYLFLEMMAEHGYHCAPDTLRQVLGRDPQTVDDSLRVYYSKVRRTAWSDSIYASIVARAR; encoded by the coding sequence ATGATTCTGATTGCAGGTGCAACCACTGAGGTCGGACGGAGGGTGGTCCGCCGACTCATCGAGGAGAGGCGGTGCGTCAGGGTCATGGTGCGTTCCGATTCAGCAGCGCATGAGTTCCATGAACTCGGGGCCGAGGCCGTCAAAGGGGACGTGTGCTCGCCGGAGACGCTTCCCCTGGCTTGCAAAGGGTCGGAGACGGTCATCTCGCTCGTCGGTCGGCATTACGCCCGAACGAAAGAAATACTGTTTGCCACGGACGCGGAGGGCAATAGGAATCTGATCCGTGCCGCGAAAGACGCCGGTGTTCAGCATTTCGTGCTGATGTCGTTGCTCTGGGCCGACCGCGACTACGCCCCCGTGATCCTGCCGGCGAAGCGGGAAGCGGAGAAGGCGCTGCGCGAGATTGGATTGGGCTACTCGATTCTGCGTCCGTCCACCTTCATGACTGGCCCGAACAGTCTGGTCGGCATGTTGGGTCCGCCAATCGAGCGATGGGGCTTGGTCGTCATTCCCGCGCCGGACTCGGGTCCGATCTCATTCATTTCGACGGCGGACCTGGCCGAGGCCATCGTGAAGATCGCCGGTCAGCCTCCCCGCAATCGTTTCTACGAACTGGGCGGGAGTGAGGGGCTCACCCTTCGACAGGGAGCGGCTAAGATAGGCTCAATCTTGAATAGAACCGTGCGGGTGGCGGCCATCCCGCGCGGAATGTTGAGGACGCTCGGCACTCTTCTCAGGCCGGTGTCCTTCAATGCCTACGAGTCATACTTGTTCCTGGAGATGATGGCGGAGCACGGGTATCACTGTGCGCCGGATACGCTCCGGCAAGTCCTGGGCCGCGATCCGCAGACGGTGGATGACAGTCTCCGCGTCTACTATTCGAAGGTCAGGCGGACCGCTTGGAGCGATTCGATCTACGCTTCGATCGTTGCGAGGGCGCGCTAA
- a CDS encoding HEPN domain-containing protein: MQNDPDKEAVSWLRQAADDLKYARILLREGGFALTCFVSQQVAEKSLKGFLYSRGEELIKTHSVIELGRWCAKYEKKFDPLTEKAKILDGYYIPTRYPNGLPGGAPYEAFTRGQAAGAVQLAAQVLRACRSGR; encoded by the coding sequence ATGCAAAACGACCCTGATAAAGAGGCCGTTTCCTGGCTTCGCCAAGCGGCGGATGACCTGAAATATGCCCGGATTCTTCTCCGAGAGGGCGGATTTGCATTGACGTGTTTCGTGAGCCAGCAGGTGGCGGAAAAGTCTCTCAAAGGTTTTCTGTATTCAAGGGGTGAAGAACTCATCAAGACCCATTCGGTCATAGAGTTGGGCCGCTGGTGCGCGAAATACGAGAAGAAATTCGATCCGCTCACTGAAAAAGCGAAGATTCTGGATGGGTACTACATCCCAACACGCTACCCCAACGGACTGCCGGGCGGCGCTCCTTATGAGGCCTTCACAAGAGGGCAGGCCGCCGGGGCCGTCCAACTCGCGGCCCAGGTTCTCCGTGCCTGCCGGAGCGGGAGGTAG
- a CDS encoding RecQ family ATP-dependent DNA helicase, with product MMTLSGPLPPIDDVLKGEFGFESFLPGQRDLIQAVLAGRDALGVLPTGGGKSLTYQLPASVLNGLTVVASPLIALMKDQVDAFNRRHRAQAVALHSNLSSVEVSAALAQVSRGVALLYVAPERLELSGYRERIFGLAPKLFVVDEAHCVSRWGYDFRPSYLSLRGTIAGLRPCPVLALTATATPDTRVDIAHRLGLVEPLTMVAPFDRPNLRFEVQTCGPGDKMRRLYGLLGEPTDGGSPPRSRESGIIYVGRRRDADEIAEDLRRNGFKAVAYHAGMRAEDRKAAQEAWLSGEKPIAVATVAFGMGIDNPDVRAVIHYQHPASLEAYYQEAGRAGRDGAPARCVMLFSRKDVSLAHYFIRNRYPNREQVLAVLEAVSAAGTPAEELRAGAGGMTDEQFNVALLVLLEQGLIRREEGDRLTREKDGAAGSRLNLDTMYARKVADYARLKSVISYAEDRLCHRAGLLRYFGEKLPPGYRCGNCSACAGGKAPIHRTDTPTETSRILERHREVLESKGRLGATMFARFLGGSSSKRIPPAWRNLAGFGALSHFPIKVLRSLSAKVLGENAHRRSRVGAGKVARIVRPAEKRGGAGATARATVHAVDLEKRTVPRKIGVSILRLVETVSGSLAPSGIAGVLQGSRTCDAVHAHPDLLRSELFGVLKGTTYEEVMADVLSMRAKGYLCDAPGSGRKLMLTPKGTEVLEERREAVNIPRRRHLVENGG from the coding sequence GTGATGACCCTCTCGGGACCTCTTCCTCCCATCGACGATGTTCTCAAAGGGGAGTTCGGCTTCGAATCGTTCCTGCCGGGTCAAAGGGATCTGATCCAGGCTGTGCTCGCCGGCCGCGATGCCTTGGGAGTCCTGCCGACGGGCGGGGGAAAATCCCTTACGTATCAACTTCCGGCCTCCGTCCTGAATGGGCTGACCGTGGTCGCATCCCCTCTCATTGCGCTCATGAAAGATCAGGTGGATGCGTTCAATCGCAGGCATCGCGCGCAGGCCGTGGCCCTCCATTCGAATCTTTCCTCCGTCGAGGTCTCGGCGGCGCTCGCCCAAGTGAGCCGTGGTGTGGCACTCCTGTACGTCGCTCCAGAGCGTCTGGAGTTGTCCGGCTACCGGGAACGGATCTTCGGCCTTGCCCCGAAACTTTTCGTCGTAGACGAAGCGCACTGTGTCAGCCGGTGGGGCTACGACTTCCGGCCGTCCTACCTCTCCCTTCGTGGGACGATTGCCGGCTTGCGGCCATGTCCGGTGCTGGCCCTCACCGCCACCGCCACGCCCGACACGCGCGTCGATATCGCGCACCGCCTCGGACTGGTGGAACCGCTGACGATGGTCGCACCCTTCGACCGCCCGAATCTTCGTTTCGAAGTGCAGACGTGCGGGCCGGGGGACAAGATGCGCCGCTTGTACGGACTACTCGGCGAGCCGACGGACGGGGGATCGCCCCCGCGTTCGCGGGAATCCGGGATCATCTACGTGGGGCGCCGGAGGGATGCGGACGAGATTGCGGAGGACTTGCGCCGGAATGGATTCAAGGCCGTTGCATACCATGCGGGGATGAGGGCCGAAGATCGCAAGGCCGCGCAAGAGGCATGGTTGTCCGGCGAAAAGCCGATCGCGGTGGCCACCGTGGCCTTCGGCATGGGCATCGACAACCCGGACGTTCGGGCGGTGATCCACTATCAGCATCCCGCCTCTCTCGAAGCCTATTATCAGGAGGCCGGTCGCGCGGGACGCGACGGCGCGCCGGCCCGCTGTGTCATGCTCTTCAGCCGGAAAGATGTGTCCCTCGCCCACTATTTTATCCGAAACCGCTACCCGAACCGGGAACAGGTGTTGGCCGTCCTGGAGGCCGTCTCGGCTGCGGGCACCCCCGCGGAGGAGTTGCGGGCCGGCGCCGGCGGGATGACCGACGAGCAGTTCAATGTCGCCTTGCTCGTGCTCCTGGAGCAGGGGCTGATCCGGAGGGAGGAGGGAGATCGCCTCACGAGGGAGAAGGACGGAGCCGCCGGGTCGCGCCTCAACCTCGACACGATGTATGCCCGAAAAGTGGCCGACTACGCGAGGCTCAAGTCCGTGATTTCCTATGCGGAGGACCGCCTCTGCCACCGCGCCGGCCTCCTTCGCTACTTCGGGGAGAAGCTTCCCCCCGGCTACCGCTGCGGGAACTGCTCCGCCTGCGCAGGCGGCAAGGCGCCGATTCATCGAACGGATACCCCGACGGAGACGTCGCGTATTCTCGAACGCCATCGCGAGGTGTTGGAATCGAAGGGGCGACTCGGCGCGACAATGTTCGCGCGGTTCCTCGGCGGCAGTTCCTCGAAGAGGATCCCACCCGCCTGGCGGAATCTCGCCGGTTTCGGCGCCCTCTCGCATTTTCCGATCAAGGTCCTGCGATCGCTGTCGGCGAAAGTCCTCGGTGAGAATGCTCATCGCCGATCGCGGGTGGGAGCGGGAAAGGTCGCACGAATCGTGAGGCCCGCCGAGAAGCGCGGAGGGGCGGGCGCCACGGCACGCGCCACCGTCCATGCCGTCGACTTGGAAAAAAGGACGGTCCCCCGAAAGATCGGTGTCTCCATCCTCCGCCTTGTCGAAACCGTGAGCGGATCGTTGGCGCCGTCGGGAATCGCGGGTGTCCTGCAGGGTTCCCGCACCTGCGACGCGGTGCATGCCCATCCGGATCTCCTCCGTTCCGAACTCTTTGGTGTCCTGAAGGGCACGACGTACGAGGAGGTGATGGCCGATGTCCTTTCCATGCGCGCCAAGGGGTACCTCTGCGATGCGCCCGGAAGTGGCAGGAAGCTGATGCTGACGCCCAAGGGGACGGAAGTCCTGGAGGAGCGCCGGGAGGCGGTCAATATCCCGCGGCGGCGTCATTTGGTGGAAAACGGCGGCTGA